From the genome of Pseudomonas helvetica:
TCAAACGCGGTGATGTGCAGCGCCCGAACCAGGACCGCGGATTGGGCCTCGGGTTGGCTATCGTCGAGAAGATATCCGGCATTCTCGGCCACCGGATTCGGGTGCGTTCGTGGCCGGGCAAGGGCTCGATGTTTGCCGTCGAAGTCCCTCTCAGCGCCACCGCGCCCAAGGCTCAGCCGAGCCCGGTGATCAGCGAGCCGATGCTCGAACGCCTGCGCGGTGCGCGGGTGTGGGTGCTGGACAACGATGCTGCGATTTGTGCCGGTATGCGGACCTTGCTGGAAGGCTGGGGCTGCCTGGTGGTCACTGCATTATCGGAAGAAGACCTGGCGCGTCAGGTGGACAATTACCATGCCGAAGCCGACCTGCTGATCGCCGACTACCACCTGGATAACGACTGCAACGGTGTCGATGCCGTGGCGCGGATCAACGCGCGTCGGGCCCTGCCGATACCGGCGATGATGATCACTGCCAACTACAGCAACGAACTCAAGCAACAGATCCGCGAACGCGGCCACACCCTGATGCACAAACCGGTGCGGCCGATGAAACTCAAGACTGCGATGAGCCATCTGCTCGGACAGCCTTGAGGCGCGATCGAAGAGCAAAAGATCGCAGCCTTCGGCAGCTCCTACAGGGACGGTATAGGTACAGGCGTAGGAGCTGGCGCAGCCTGCGATCTTTTGATCTTGCGCCAGAAGAACCTAGCGCCGCAGATAAGCGCCGAAGTCGATATCCCCGGCACTGAGGATCGCTTGCACCCGGTTGTGCACATTGAGCTTGCGCAGGATCGCCGAGACGTGGGCCTTGACCGTGGTTTCGGCGATGTCCAGGGTGTAGGCGATCTGCTTGTTCGATTCGCCCTTGGTCATGCGTTCGAGCACCAGCAGTTGCTTGCGGGTCAGGGCCTGGAGCAATTCGGGAGGAAAGCTCGGGGTTTCGCTCATGCGTCGAGTGAAGGCGCTTTTTTGCGTGCGAATGATGTCCGGCGGCAGGTAGACGTTGCCGTTGAGGATCTGCTCGATCGCCTCGGTCATTTGCGAGCGTGGCGAAGACTTGGTGATAAAACCCACGGCGCCATAGGTGATGGCTTGCAGCACCACCTGTTTGTCCTGCTCGGCAGAGACGATCACCACCGGAATGGTCGGCGCCTCGTTGCGCAGATTGATCAGGCCATTGAGGCCATGCATGCCGGGCATGTTCAAATCCAGCAGGATCAGGTCCAGGTCGTCGTGCTGCCGGGTCAGCGTCAGGGCGCTCTCGAGGTCGGCGGTCTCCATCACCTCGCTGCCCGGAAAGCCGTCGCTGATAACGTTGTGAATGGCTTCGCGAAACAGTGGGTGATCGTCGGCAATCAGAATTTTATACATGGCCTTTCACCTCGTTATTGTGATTAGGGTGGGGCAAGGGTTCTCAGGCTATGGCGTCAGGGAAAGGGGCTGCCGGCGACGCAAGGCACTCGGCACAGGCTCTCATCCTGTTTGTCATGGACCCATTACATGCCAGGGACGGTGCTTTGTGAATGCGACCATAGATAAGAAAACCAGTACTAAAGTAGGAGACGGGTTATCCGGCCTTGCGTAACGCCGCATGCTGGGGATTGAAGGTCAGCACTGCAAGCGCGCTGAACAGCAGGGTCAGCCCCAGGCACACCGCCAATGCCAACGGATTGAGGCGTTCGTACAGGGCAAAACGCACCAGCTCCACCGCATGGGTGAACGGGTTCAGGGCACAGAGCCAGTATAACCACTGACTGGCCTCGAGCATCTTCCACAACGGGTACAGGGCCGATGACAGGAAAAACAGCGGGAAGATCACGAAATTCATCACCCCGGCAAAGTTCTCCAACTGGCGAATCGCGTTGGACAGCAGCAGCCCCAAGGCACTGAGCATCAGGGCCACCAGCAGCAACACCGGTAACGCCAGCAGCAGTCCCGCCGCCGGTGGTTGCACGCCGTACAGCCAGGCGACGGCGAGGAAAGCATAAACCTGCAACAGGGAAATCAACGAGGTGGCCACTAGTTTGCTGCCCAGCAGAAAGGCTCGCGGCAGAGGGCTGGTCAGCAGCACCCGCATGCTGCCCATCTCCCGGTCGTAGACCATCGACAGCGAGCCCTGCATACCGTTGAACAGCAGGATCATGCAGGCCAGGCCCGGGATGATGTACACCTCATAGGGAATGTAGGTGTCGTAGGGTTCGATAATCGCGATACCCAGGGCGGCGCGAAAACCTGCGGCGAACACCAGCAGCCACAGTAGCGGGCGCACCAGGGCGCTGAGAAAGCGCGTGCGCTGCAACACGAAGCGCAGCCATTCGCGCAACACGATACCGCTGAAACACCGCCAGTATGCGTTCATCGGGTGCTGACTCCGGTAGCGGCCGCGAGGCCAGGTGAAGGGGTGAGGCGGGCGAACGCGGCATCAAGGTCGCCGCCGTGCTCCCGGCTCAGCGCGTCCGCCTGTCCGCTGGCGACCAGCCGGCCCTGATGGAGGATCAGCAGGTCATCGTCGGGATGCACTTCGTCCAGCAGGTGGGTGGTCCAGAGCGCACTGATCTGTTGTTCGTGACACAGCGTGCGAATGTGCCGATTGAGCGCCAGGCGGCTGGCCGGGTCGAGGCCGGCACTGGCTTCATCCAGTAGCAGCAAGCGTGGTTCGTGGAGCAGGGCGCGGGCAATTTCCACCCGCCGGCGATGCCCGCCATTGAGTTCACGAACCCGTTCGTGCCGTCGCTCGCTCAGGCCTTGGCGCGCCAGTTCGGCATCGATCCGCCGCTGGCTCTGGCCGCGCGACAAACCCTGCAACGCGGCGTGATAGCGCAGGTTCTGTTCAATGCTCAGGTCCAGGTCCAGAGTGCTTTGCTGGAACACCACCCCCAATTGACGCAAGGCCGGGCGCGCGGCGTTGCGCAACGAGCAACCGCCGACTCGAATGTCCCCGCGTTGCAGGTCATAGAGCCGGGTGAGCAGGGCGATCAGCGTTGACTTGCCCGCGCCGTTGGGCCCCAGCAATGCCGCGAAACGCCCCGGTGCCAGGCTGAAACTGACCTGTTTCAGTGCTTCGCGCGGGCCGTAGGCGAAGCTCACGTCGCAGACATCAAGGGCGTTCATGGCGTGACCACCACGCCCCATGGGTAGCGTCCGACCTTCACCGATTTGATGACCTTGAGGCTGTTGACATCGATCACTGATACATCGCCGCTGACCCCGTTGGTCGCCAGCAACTGGCTCTGATCCGGGGTGAACGACATTTGCCAGACACGTCGCCCGACCAACAGGTAGTCGAGGATTTCGAAGGTTTTTGCATCGATGACCGCCACATGGTTGGCCGGGCCCAGTGCGACGAAGGCGTACTTGCCGTCGGCGCTGAGCTTGACGCCCACCGGCTGTACTTTGTCCGGGTGCACGCCCTTGATCTGGAACTTCAGGGTCTTGAGGATCTTGCGGGTCGCCACATCGAGAATGGTTACGGTGCCGCCGATTTCGGCGGAAGCCCAGAGTTGCGAGCCATCCCGATTGAACTCGACGAAACGCGGCCGCTGATCCACCAGGGTGCTGTCGGTCAGGGTCTGGGTGCTGGTGTCGATCCAGTGCAGCATGTTCGTGGTTTCACTGGTGTTGACCGCCCACTTGCCGTCGGGGCTGACCGCCATGCCTTCGGGTTCGACGCCGACATTGACCTGGCCCAGGACCTTGGCGGTTTCGGTGTCGATCACCGTCACCAGTGCATCGTCCTCGTTGGAGACATACAGCCAGCGGTTGTTGGGGTGCAGGGCGAACTGCTCCGGGTCCTTGCCGGAGGGCAGCTCCTTGATGATCTTGCGGGTGGCCACATCCATCACCTGGACCCGGTCCGAGTCGCTGGCGCAGATGTACAGCAATTTGTTGTCGTGGGACAGCAACAGCCCGCGCGGACGCTGGCCTACGGGCAGGGTCTCGGTGACTTGCAGGGTCTGCATGTCGATCAGGCTCAGGCTGTTGTCTTTCTCGTTGGAGACCCAGGCGGTGCTCGCCACGGCTTGCCCGGCGGCGAGCAGGAGGGCGCAAGTGAGCAGGGTGCGGCGCATGGCGGATTCCTTATTGTTGTTGTGGTGGTTTGATCAGGGATAGCGGCAACTCACTTCAGGTTTGTCGAAACCCAGGCTGTCCATTTCATTGGTGGGGTGTAAAAAGCCGTCCTCGGGCGCGGTGCTGACCAGTGCTCGCGGCTGGACGATGGGGATCGGCTGGCGCAACTGGCCGTTCCATGGGCGATAGCTGAGTTTGCGGCCCTTGAAACCGTCCAGTGGCAACTGGTCACTGAGTTCCAGTTGGCGAATGGCCACCGGGTCGGTCTGGCGCAGTTTACTGACTGCGCTGGCGATGCTGCGCACGGCGACCCAGGCGGCGAAGTCGCGGTCGTTCATATAGCGTCCGGCCAAGGCTTCGAAGCGCTTCTGCAACTGGGCGGCCCCGTAGGTTTCCACGCTGTGGTGCCAGCCGGTTGGGGTCAGCCCCTGAGTGCCGGCCACGGGGCGCGGGTACCAGGTCTGGTAGGGGACGTATTCGCCGAAGTCGCCGCGCTCATCCGCCACCAGCACCACGTCGTATTCGGCGGTCTGGGTGAACAGGGGCATGTCGGCCTGGGCGCTGCGGCGCTGGTCGTTGTCGAACGTCCAGGGTTTCTCGGCGACGATCTTCAGCCCGAAGCGTTTCATGGCCCGTCGCAGAGCGGCGGCATAGGCCTGGTCTTCCGGCGTCTGACCGACGATCAGCAACGCCCGCTGCCATTTGCGCACCACCATGAACTGCACCAGTGCATCGGCCAGCATGGCCCGGCTGGGCAGACTGTGCAGCACGTTGACCAGGCAGTCGGTGCTGCGCAGGCTGTCATCGGCACTGCCGGCATTGAACAGCAGGCTGTCGGGCAGGGCGGCGCTGAGCTGGCGCAGACTGTCCAGCGGCACATTCACCACGAACAATCGCAGGCCTTGAGCGTGCTGGACTCTGGCGGCTTCGAGCAACGCTTCGGGACTGTCGACGACGGTGCTTTGCAGGTGATAGTCGTGTTTGAGAAAGCGCCCGGTGCTGTTGCTGTCGATGATTGCCAACTCGGCACCTCGCAGCCCCGCATCAGTGGGTTCGGGGATGACAGTGGAGAGCAATGGTCCGGGATCGGGGCGATAACCCAGGTAACCGATGCGCACTTGCAACGGGTCGTCGTCCGCCTGGCTCTGGGTGGCCAGCAACGCGGAGCAGGCAATCGCCAACCAATAGAACAGGGCGTAACCAATAAGCTGGCGCATAGGGCACTCCACTTCGTATGGCGCCAGCATAGGAAGTCCGGGAGGGCAGCGAAATATGCAGAAAGTACCAGTGAGCCAGTACCAAGGTCGTAACTTGCCGCGTGCGGCGCGGTTTTAGCATGGGTAACAGCCACCCATCCAGAGCACAACGATCATGCGAATTCTTAAAGCATTGCTCCTGCCGTTGCTGCTGATCCTGAGCCTGATCGGCGTCGACAAACTGCACGGAGCCCGCCCTGTCTCCGTGCCGGTGGTCCCCGTGACCCCAGGGAATTAGGTGCGCACGCCGCCGATCGCCCAGCGCTTCGCCACAAGCCCTACTACCAAGGGATGAGCGGGCGACCACCAAAGCAGCATTCGGATCGTGCCGCGCTGTTCCTAAGATGAGTCCGTAGCCTCTGTAGAGAGGTATTGCGTGCAATCTTGAGGGCAAAACAATGACAACAAAACGCAACGCCTTGCTGGTTGCCGGGCTGCTGACCGGCCTGTTCGGTGCCGGTGCAACCTGGGCTCATGGCAATGTGGTCCCCCAGGCAGTGGAAACCAAGGGCCTGACCCCGATCAAGGATGCCGGCGTGCAGGTCGATGCCGATGGCTGGGCTGCGGCGAATCCCTATCGGTCCTCCCCTGAACATGACAAGGCTCTGGAAATCGGCTCTTCGGCCTACAACCAGAACTGCGCCGCCTGCCATGGCCTGGAAGCCAAGTCCGGCGGTATTGCCCCTGACCTGCGCCTGCTGGATGTCGGCGAAGCGGGTGATGAATGGTTCGTCCAGCGTGTCCGTAATGGCGCGGTGCGCGACGGTCGGGTCTACATGCCGAAGATGGCCGACTACCTGAGCCAGGAAGCGCTGTGGGCGGTGCGCACCTACCTCGACAGCGTGCATGTCGAGCAATGACCCATGCGCCTGCTCGCGGTGTTCATCAGTGCAGTGTTGTTGTGTTGCCAGGCGGTGCAGGCGCAAGTCCGCACCTTTGACCAAATGATCGCCGAAGGGGAGCTGAAGGTCGCGGTCTACAAGGATTTCGCTCCCTACAGCTTCGAAGATGCGGGCACGCCACGCGGGGTTGATGTTGAACTGGCCCGGGCCCTGGCCAAGGCGCTCGGTGTCCGTCTCACGCTGATCTGGGCGCCGCCGGGAGAAAAGCTCGACGACGATTTGCGCGACTACATCTGGCGCGGCAGCCAACTGCGCAACCAGCAGTTGGCCGACCTGATGATGCGCGTACCTTACGACCGCGACTACTCACAAAAGCGCAACGAGCTCGGTGAACTGGAGAACGGCCACGTAGTGATGTTCGGGCCTTACCAGAACGAGCAATGGCAGGTCGCTTACGACCGTCGTCGACTGGAGTCGGTAGGCAGCGTTGCGGTGTTCGAACATCACCCCATCGGGGTTGAGGTCGACAGTGTGCCGTCGTTCTACCTGACCTCGGTGTTCAACGGCATGCTCAGGGCCAGTACTCACCACTATCCGGGCGTACCCCAGGCCTTTGCTGCCATGAAGGCCGGCGAGGTCGATGCGGTGATGGCGATGCGCGGCGAGATCGACTGGCAGGTGCACGAGGCGGCCGATCCGCAATTGGCGCTGGCAGAAAACGCCTACCCGAACATGGGCAAGCAGCTCTGGGAGATCGGCATGGCGGTGCATGAAAGCAACCGTCAGCTGGCCTATGCGGTAGAGGAAGCGCTGGAAGGCTTGATCCGCGACGGCACGCTCAAGGCGATCTATGCCAGCTATGGCCTGCGCTATGACGTGCCCGACATGTACCAATAACCAATAGGCGTCATTGTGTCGGCTGTTGCGCTGCGGGCGAGCGCTGGCAGTACCGGCACTGATGCTCCCCTCATCCTCGATATGTACTAAGGAACTAGCAATCTCCGCACTGCGGGCAATTGTTGCGTCGGCGGCGGCGCCCAAGAATCTGCGTCAGACCGGAGAAATTTCCGGGTACAACAATAACCGCAGAGGTAGCCGTCATGACCCACCCCGTACGTCGTCAACCCTTCGCCCTCAGTGTGCTGCTCAGTGCCATGTTGCTGTCCGGCTCGGCCCTGGCCGCCGTCACCGATCAGGACATTCTCCAGGATCCGAAAAACCCCGGGCAGGTCGTCACCAACGGCCTCGGCGTCCAGGGCCAGCGTTACAGTCCGCTGGACATCCTCAATGTCAATAACGTGAAGGAACTGCGCCCGGTCTGGGCCTTTTCGTTCGGCGGTGAAAAGCAGCGCGGTCAGCAGGCGCAGCCGATGGTCAAGGATGGCGTGATGTACATGACCGGATCCTACTCGCGGGTGTTTGCGGTGGATGCCCACACCGGCAAGAAACTCTGGCAGTACGATGCACGCCTGCCGGACGATATCCGGCCGTGCTGCGACGTGATCAACCGTGGTGTGGCGCTGTACGACGACCTGGTGATTTTCGGCACCCTGGACGCCAAGCTCGTGGCCTTGAACAAAGACACCGGCAAAGTGGTCTGGAGCAAGAAAGTGGCCGACCACAAGGAAGGCTACTCCATCAGCGCCGCGCCTCTGGTGATCAACGGCAAGCTGATCACCGGCGTGGCCGGCGGCGAGTTCGGGGTGGTGGGCAAGATCGAAGCCTACAACCCGAAAAACGGTGACCTGCTGTGGACCCGGCCAACGGTCGAAGGGCACATGGGGTACGTCTACAAGGACGGCAAGGCCATCGAGAACGGCATCTCTGGAGGAGAGGCCGGCAAGACCTGGCCGGGTGACCTCTGGAAAACCGGCGGTGCCGCGCCCTGGCTCGGCGGCTACTACGATCCGGAAACCAATCTGCTGTTGTTCGGTACCGGCAACCCGGCACCGTGGAACTCCCACCTGCGCCCTGGCGACAACCTCTATTCCTCATCGCGTCTGGCGCTGAACCCGGACGACGGCACCATCAAGTGGCACTTCCAGAGCACTCCGCACGATGGCTGGGACTTTGACGGCGTCAACGAGCTGATCTCGTTCAACTACAAGGACGGCGGCAAAGAGATCAAGGCTGCGGCCACCGCTGACCGCAACGGCTTCTTCTACGTGCTGGACCGCACCAACGGCAAGTTCATCCGTGGCTTCCCGTTTGTCGACAAGATCACCTGGGCCAGCGGCCTCGATAAGGACGGCCGGCCTATTTACAACGAAGCCAGCCGCCCGGGCGCGCCGGGCACTGAAGAAAAAGGCAGTTCGGTGTTTGTCGCACCGGCATTCCTCGGTGCGAAAAACTGGATGCCCATGGCCTACAACCAGGACACCGGACTGTTCTACGTACCGTCCAACGAATGGGGCATGGACATCTGGAACGAAGGCATCGCCTACAAGAAAGGCGCGGCGTTCCTGGGCGCCGGCTTCACCATCAAGCCGTTGAACGAAGACTACATCGGCGTGCTGCGCGCCATTGACCCGAAAACCGGCAAGGA
Proteins encoded in this window:
- a CDS encoding ABC transporter substrate-binding protein, encoding MRQLIGYALFYWLAIACSALLATQSQADDDPLQVRIGYLGYRPDPGPLLSTVIPEPTDAGLRGAELAIIDSNSTGRFLKHDYHLQSTVVDSPEALLEAARVQHAQGLRLFVVNVPLDSLRQLSAALPDSLLFNAGSADDSLRSTDCLVNVLHSLPSRAMLADALVQFMVVRKWQRALLIVGQTPEDQAYAAALRRAMKRFGLKIVAEKPWTFDNDQRRSAQADMPLFTQTAEYDVVLVADERGDFGEYVPYQTWYPRPVAGTQGLTPTGWHHSVETYGAAQLQKRFEALAGRYMNDRDFAAWVAVRSIASAVSKLRQTDPVAIRQLELSDQLPLDGFKGRKLSYRPWNGQLRQPIPIVQPRALVSTAPEDGFLHPTNEMDSLGFDKPEVSCRYP
- a CDS encoding ABC transporter ATP-binding protein: MNALDVCDVSFAYGPREALKQVSFSLAPGRFAALLGPNGAGKSTLIALLTRLYDLQRGDIRVGGCSLRNAARPALRQLGVVFQQSTLDLDLSIEQNLRYHAALQGLSRGQSQRRIDAELARQGLSERRHERVRELNGGHRRRVEIARALLHEPRLLLLDEASAGLDPASRLALNRHIRTLCHEQQISALWTTHLLDEVHPDDDLLILHQGRLVASGQADALSREHGGDLDAAFARLTPSPGLAAATGVSTR
- a CDS encoding PQQ-dependent methanol/ethanol family dehydrogenase; protein product: MTHPVRRQPFALSVLLSAMLLSGSALAAVTDQDILQDPKNPGQVVTNGLGVQGQRYSPLDILNVNNVKELRPVWAFSFGGEKQRGQQAQPMVKDGVMYMTGSYSRVFAVDAHTGKKLWQYDARLPDDIRPCCDVINRGVALYDDLVIFGTLDAKLVALNKDTGKVVWSKKVADHKEGYSISAAPLVINGKLITGVAGGEFGVVGKIEAYNPKNGDLLWTRPTVEGHMGYVYKDGKAIENGISGGEAGKTWPGDLWKTGGAAPWLGGYYDPETNLLLFGTGNPAPWNSHLRPGDNLYSSSRLALNPDDGTIKWHFQSTPHDGWDFDGVNELISFNYKDGGKEIKAAATADRNGFFYVLDRTNGKFIRGFPFVDKITWASGLDKDGRPIYNEASRPGAPGTEEKGSSVFVAPAFLGAKNWMPMAYNQDTGLFYVPSNEWGMDIWNEGIAYKKGAAFLGAGFTIKPLNEDYIGVLRAIDPKTGKEVWRHKNYAPLWGGVLTTKGNLVFTGTPEGFLQAFNAKTGEKVWEFQTGSGVLGSPITWEMDGEQYVSVLSGWGGAVPLWGGEVAKRVKDFNQGGMLWTFKLPKDLVAKH
- the pedF gene encoding cytochrome c-550 PedF; the protein is MTTKRNALLVAGLLTGLFGAGATWAHGNVVPQAVETKGLTPIKDAGVQVDADGWAAANPYRSSPEHDKALEIGSSAYNQNCAACHGLEAKSGGIAPDLRLLDVGEAGDEWFVQRVRNGAVRDGRVYMPKMADYLSQEALWAVRTYLDSVHVEQ
- a CDS encoding response regulator transcription factor — its product is MYKILIADDHPLFREAIHNVISDGFPGSEVMETADLESALTLTRQHDDLDLILLDLNMPGMHGLNGLINLRNEAPTIPVVIVSAEQDKQVVLQAITYGAVGFITKSSPRSQMTEAIEQILNGNVYLPPDIIRTQKSAFTRRMSETPSFPPELLQALTRKQLLVLERMTKGESNKQIAYTLDIAETTVKAHVSAILRKLNVHNRVQAILSAGDIDFGAYLRR
- a CDS encoding YVTN family beta-propeller repeat protein, with amino-acid sequence MRRTLLTCALLLAAGQAVASTAWVSNEKDNSLSLIDMQTLQVTETLPVGQRPRGLLLSHDNKLLYICASDSDRVQVMDVATRKIIKELPSGKDPEQFALHPNNRWLYVSNEDDALVTVIDTETAKVLGQVNVGVEPEGMAVSPDGKWAVNTSETTNMLHWIDTSTQTLTDSTLVDQRPRFVEFNRDGSQLWASAEIGGTVTILDVATRKILKTLKFQIKGVHPDKVQPVGVKLSADGKYAFVALGPANHVAVIDAKTFEILDYLLVGRRVWQMSFTPDQSQLLATNGVSGDVSVIDVNSLKVIKSVKVGRYPWGVVVTP
- a CDS encoding ABC transporter permease; this encodes MNAYWRCFSGIVLREWLRFVLQRTRFLSALVRPLLWLLVFAAGFRAALGIAIIEPYDTYIPYEVYIIPGLACMILLFNGMQGSLSMVYDREMGSMRVLLTSPLPRAFLLGSKLVATSLISLLQVYAFLAVAWLYGVQPPAAGLLLALPVLLLVALMLSALGLLLSNAIRQLENFAGVMNFVIFPLFFLSSALYPLWKMLEASQWLYWLCALNPFTHAVELVRFALYERLNPLALAVCLGLTLLFSALAVLTFNPQHAALRKAG
- a CDS encoding transporter substrate-binding domain-containing protein, with the translated sequence MRLLAVFISAVLLCCQAVQAQVRTFDQMIAEGELKVAVYKDFAPYSFEDAGTPRGVDVELARALAKALGVRLTLIWAPPGEKLDDDLRDYIWRGSQLRNQQLADLMMRVPYDRDYSQKRNELGELENGHVVMFGPYQNEQWQVAYDRRRLESVGSVAVFEHHPIGVEVDSVPSFYLTSVFNGMLRASTHHYPGVPQAFAAMKAGEVDAVMAMRGEIDWQVHEAADPQLALAENAYPNMGKQLWEIGMAVHESNRQLAYAVEEALEGLIRDGTLKAIYASYGLRYDVPDMYQ